A segment of the Corynebacterium liangguodongii genome:
TTGCACACGTCTTGGTGGAGCTAACGGGATTCGAACCCGTGACCCCCACACTGCCAGTGTGGTGCGCTACCAGCTGCGCCATAGCCCCAAGAACTGATATGAAATTGTACGAGTGGAGCTAACGGGATTCGAACCCGTGACCCCCACACTGCCAGTGTGGTGCGCTACCAGCTGCGCCATAGCCCCGTAAGACAACTTTGATTAATATACACCCCTGCTCAACCGGGCAACAAATCCCCTGCAGATGGCGGCGTCCCCCTCGGCGGGGCGAGGGGGACGCCGATAAGAATGGTTGGTTTACGCCAACGCAGCCTCGACCCAGGTGTTGATCTCCTGGCCCTCGACCAAGTCCTTGTCGTCGCGCATCACGCGCGGGGTGTAAGCCTGGCCGGTCTTTTCGTTCTGGTAGTCGAGGTTCTTGCCACCGACGTCCTTTGCGGCCTCCTCGAACTCGCCTTCGCGGATAGCGGCAACCGCCTCGTCGCTAGCGCCGAACTCCTTCGCGCGGTCCGCGAGGTCATCGTTGTCAACCTTGTTGTACACGCTCTGCTGCTCGGCAAACAGCATCGCGCGCAGGTTCCACAGCGCCTGGGCTTCACCGTTGGCTGCGAGGGCAAGCTCGGCGGCAAGCGCGCGGGTGGAGTGGCCCGGGGTGTACTGAGCACCCTGGCCGTCGAGAAAGACCATCGGGTGAACCTTCACCTCAAGCTCGCCGGCCTGGATTTTCTCCAGAGCCTGTCCGTCCGTAGCCTCGGCCAGCTCCCCGCAGTGCGGGCAGGAGAAGTCCTCGAACAAGTCCACTGACTTCGCCTCGGAGCCACCGTCCTTGGCGGACAGCGTGAAGAAGGCATCGCCCTCGGTGTAGCTCACGGC
Coding sequences within it:
- a CDS encoding DsbA family protein, with the protein product MTTRKVQNPNEKSGAGFIWAVIAVIAIAAVVIGLIVFNGRNKQNEAAAARTIQVENLAVSYTEGDAFFTLSAKDGGSEAKSVDLFEDFSCPHCGELAEATDGQALEKIQAGELEVKVHPMVFLDGQGAQYTPGHSTRALAAELALAANGEAQALWNLRAMLFAEQQSVYNKVDNDDLADRAKEFGASDEAVAAIREGEFEEAAKDVGGKNLDYQNEKTGQAYTPRVMRDDKDLVEGQEINTWVEAALA